A stretch of DNA from Halanaerobiales bacterium:
CTCAATGGGAAATTAGAAGCCTTGCAAATCAAATGTTAGAACAGGTAAAAGAAGTTGCACCTACTTTATTTGAAATTGCTGGCCCTCCCTGTGTTAAAGATGAATATTGTCCAGAAGGTGAAATGTCCTGTGGAAGAATAGATAAAATAAAAGAAAAAAGGGAGAATAAATAATGGCTAATGTCGAAGGACGAAATCCTGTAAATGAATTATTAAAAGGGAATAGAAAAGTAAAAGAAATTTTACTACAAAGAGATATTCGCGGAGAAATAATTAATAAAATAAAAGAAAAATCTAAAAAAAATAATATTTTAATTAGAGAGGTTTCAAAAAAACACTTAGATAATATTGCAGAGTCATATTCTCACCAGGGTGTTATTGCCAAGGCAGAAGAAATTACTTTGGTGAGTCCGGAAGATATAGTTGAATATGCTCAAAATCAGAATGAACCTCCCTTTATAATAATTTTAGATCAGGTCCAGGATCCACATAATTTTGGTTCTATTATTCGTTCAGCTCATTCTGCTGGAGCTCATGGTTTGATTTTTCAAAAAAGGAGAGCAGCCAGTATTACTCCAGCTGTTTTAAAGGCTTCAGCTGGTGCCAGTGAGCATTTATTATTATCACAGGTTACAAATATTAATTATACTATTGAAAAATTAAAAGAGCTAGGTGTTTGGATTACTGGAACAGATTTAGATACAGAAAAATATTATGATGATGTAGATTATAAGGGTTCTACTGCTGTAGTTATTGGGAATGAAGGCAGTGGTCTTAGAAGATTGGTAAAAGATAATTGTGATTTTTTAGTTAAAATCCCTATTAAAGGTAGAGTGGATTCTTTAAATGCTTCTGTAGCAGCAGGAGTTATATTTTATGAAGTTGTCCGCCAGCGAAAATAGAATTTAATAATGCTTGACTAAGTATTATTAAATAAGTATAATATAAATGTATAAGGGAGGGGATTCCGCTTGAAGGGAAATTTACAGGAGTTAGGATATGAAGACCTCAGTGATTTAAGTGATGATGAATTAGTAGAGTATGTGCATGGGGGAAATAATGAAGCTCAAGAAATCCTTTTAAAGCGATATAAAAATTTTGTTATGGCAAAATCAAGAT
This window harbors:
- the rlmB gene encoding 23S rRNA (guanosine(2251)-2'-O)-methyltransferase RlmB, whose translation is MANVEGRNPVNELLKGNRKVKEILLQRDIRGEIINKIKEKSKKNNILIREVSKKHLDNIAESYSHQGVIAKAEEITLVSPEDIVEYAQNQNEPPFIIILDQVQDPHNFGSIIRSAHSAGAHGLIFQKRRAASITPAVLKASAGASEHLLLSQVTNINYTIEKLKELGVWITGTDLDTEKYYDDVDYKGSTAVVIGNEGSGLRRLVKDNCDFLVKIPIKGRVDSLNASVAAGVIFYEVVRQRK